The Streptomyces achromogenes genome window below encodes:
- a CDS encoding zf-HC2 domain-containing protein, with product MTWHVAEEDLRAYAQGELSPPLLWSADAHLTGCAQCRARLAEAADPVALDAGWARLDAELDAPQPSLLERMLVRLGVADHTARLLAATPVLRRSWLLSVLFLLVMTVLAVRLADQPALFLALAPLLPLAGVALSYGPSLDPTYEMAVVSPTHGFRLLMIRTVAVLTAGLAFNGLATLALPAYGLLALAWLLPALALTGTGLALTARLGPVVGPSLVGVAWVTVLAVARAQRHAHDTLAPFTAEGQFAAAALAILAALLLHRTRDRFDTRPLGGFPAGGVG from the coding sequence ATGACGTGGCACGTGGCAGAAGAGGATCTGCGCGCCTACGCGCAGGGCGAGCTGTCGCCGCCGCTGCTGTGGTCGGCCGACGCCCATCTGACCGGATGCGCGCAGTGCCGTGCCCGGCTGGCGGAGGCCGCCGACCCGGTCGCGCTGGACGCCGGGTGGGCACGGCTGGACGCCGAGCTGGACGCGCCACAGCCCAGCCTGCTCGAGCGGATGCTGGTGCGGCTCGGGGTGGCCGACCACACCGCGCGGCTGCTCGCCGCGACCCCGGTGCTCCGCCGGTCCTGGCTGCTGTCGGTGCTGTTCCTGCTCGTCATGACGGTGCTGGCGGTGCGCCTCGCGGACCAGCCCGCGCTGTTCCTGGCACTGGCCCCGCTCCTCCCGCTCGCCGGGGTCGCGCTGTCGTACGGCCCGTCCCTGGACCCGACGTACGAGATGGCCGTCGTCTCCCCGACGCACGGCTTCCGGCTGCTCATGATCCGTACGGTCGCGGTGCTCACGGCGGGCCTTGCGTTCAACGGCCTGGCCACGCTCGCCCTGCCGGCATACGGGCTGCTGGCCCTGGCGTGGCTGCTGCCCGCGCTCGCCCTCACGGGGACCGGCCTCGCGCTGACCGCCCGGCTGGGGCCGGTCGTGGGGCCCTCCCTGGTCGGCGTCGCCTGGGTGACGGTGCTGGCGGTGGCCAGAGCCCAGCGGCACGCGCACGACACGCTCGCCCCGTTCACGGCGGAAGGCCAGTTCGCCGCGGCCGCGTTGGCCATCCTCGCCGCCCTGCTGCTCCACCGGACCCGCGACCGCTTCGACACCCGCCCCCTGGGCGGCTTCCCGGCCGGCGGCGT
- a CDS encoding RNA polymerase sigma factor → MSESETRSDGELLRAIAADRDRPAFEELYRRYAPWLTARMRGRCADAGIVDDVIQETFLAVWRGTARHREEGFSDDAAGWLWRIAARRLVDAVRGDGARGRLRQALSRLRHRDEASAEERVLAGVEHGDLAGALTRLSPELRAVLQATVIDGLTTREAAVLLGIPPGTVKTRALRARKHLREALA, encoded by the coding sequence GTGAGCGAGAGCGAGACGAGAAGCGACGGGGAGCTGCTGCGGGCCATCGCGGCGGACCGGGACCGTCCTGCCTTCGAGGAGCTGTACCGGCGGTACGCGCCCTGGCTGACCGCGCGCATGCGCGGCCGCTGCGCCGACGCGGGGATAGTCGACGACGTCATCCAGGAGACGTTCCTCGCCGTGTGGCGCGGCACCGCCCGCCATCGCGAGGAGGGCTTCTCCGACGACGCCGCCGGCTGGCTGTGGCGCATCGCCGCACGCCGGCTGGTCGACGCGGTGCGCGGCGACGGGGCGCGCGGCAGGCTGCGCCAGGCCCTGTCCCGGCTGCGTCACCGGGACGAGGCATCGGCGGAGGAACGCGTGCTCGCGGGGGTGGAGCACGGGGACCTCGCCGGGGCCCTCACCCGCCTCTCGCCGGAGCTGAGGGCCGTCCTGCAGGCGACCGTCATCGACGGGCTCACCACCCGGGAGGCGGCCGTTCTGCTCGGCATCCCGCCCGGCACCGTCAAGACGCGGGCCCTGCGTGCCCGCAAGCACCTGCGGGAGGCGCTGGCATGA